In one Gossypium hirsutum isolate 1008001.06 chromosome D09, Gossypium_hirsutum_v2.1, whole genome shotgun sequence genomic region, the following are encoded:
- the LOC107908753 gene encoding transcription factor RAX2, with amino-acid sequence MGRAPCCDKANVKKGPWSPEEDAKLKEYIQQHGTGGNWIALPQKAGLKRCGKSCRLRWLNYLRPNIKHGEFSDDEDRIICTLFASIGSRWSIIASQLPGRTDNDIKNYWNTKLKKKLFGMVPQSQRKPHQIPHASFSSVLQSSSPSSPSPSSPLLYNCSNNTYHTPARSFSCFEASYSSSFSNSSASCVNAASVLQPQESLLGQIQHYQLHDNGVQMFGGEASCSSSDGSCSNQICHNKELENSNGTVYDGDHQQFGMYSYNNFYSEAADGSQKLMMALNGDHGTDGWSDHHKSSNGLLDETETPLDYGIEGIKQLISTTSTSSCNSFIFYESKADENLLYY; translated from the exons ATGGGAAGGGCTCCTTGTTGTGACAAGGCTAATGTGAAGAAAGGACCTTGGTCACCTGAAGAAGATGCTAAGCTGAAAGAGTATATACAGCAACATGGAACTGGAGGGAACTGGATTGCTCTCCCACAAAAAGCTG GCCTTAAGAGATGTGGGAAAAGTTGCAGATTGAGATGGCTTAACTATCTCAGGCCTAATATTAAGCATGGAGAGTTCTCTGACGATGAAGATAGGATAATCTGCACTCTCTTTGCAAGCATTGGTAGCAG GTGGTCAATTATAGCATCTCAGTTGCCAGGCAGGACTGATAATGATATCAAGAACTACTGGAACACGAAGCTAAAGAAGAAACTATTTGGCATGGTTCCCCAATCTCAAAGGAAACCTCATCAGATTCCCCATGCTAGCTTTTCATCTGTTCTACAATCATCTTCACCTTCATCCCCATCCCCATCATCACCATTACTCTACAATTGCAGCAACAACACCTACCACACACCAGCTAGATCTTTTTCATGCTTTGAAGCATCATATTCCTCAAGTTTCTCAAACAGCAGTGCTTCTTGTGTAAATGCTGCATCAGTTCTTCAACCGCAGGAGAGTTTATTGGGTCAAATCCAGCATTATCAACTGCATGATAATGGTGTCCAAATGTTTGGGGGGGAAGCTAGTTGTAGTTCTTCTGATGGGAGTTGCAGCAACCAAATCTGCCACAACAAAGAATTAGAGAATAGCAATGGTACTGTATATGATGGTGATCATCAACAATTTGGGATGTACAGTTATAATAATTTCTACAGTGAAGCTGCTGATGGAAGCCAGAAGCTGATGATGGCATTAAATGGGGATCATGGTACTGATGGATGGTCTGATCATCATAAGTCATCAAATGGATTGTTGGATGAAACTGAAACACCTTTAGATTATGGGATTGAGGGGATTAAGCAGCTAATCAGTACTACTAGTACTAGTAGTTGTAACagctttattttttatgaaagcAAAGCAGATGAAAATCTTTTGTACTATTGA